A part of Palaemon carinicauda isolate YSFRI2023 chromosome 8, ASM3689809v2, whole genome shotgun sequence genomic DNA contains:
- the LOC137645255 gene encoding uncharacterized protein — protein sequence MAQFNIQEFLSNPSVQELSGAHKIKAQWLSILMACGGHATMLSTRHKLLEEPPPQGIASTSTAYFPPDSDTHGEGKRAASSYYCGNDCVNNFLSDLSDCWAAIGSQWKTFPIDMSAEDERTFQQQTVCQLCKTLFKHDCDKHRHHDHGKPKNNFIGAYCARCNLACRELKTRLPVFAHNSSYDLGLIIKELKTKVNITIMTKQGLKIQRMTADNLVFLDSLAFLGSSLDSLASKYFRDGRKAGLTEDILSSICDSKLRCEVIQGKLPFCYNYIDSLAKLKETHLPPKSAFYKLKACNVSEEEYKLAQPVWDISKFMTKNLPTSGIRKLSDEEKDQFLGRSIENANTNGDKGHWLLVTTKAPSEEVARATDELLLCLSHEEVAFRNLSPYCKSVLEHDGGRMTVKCKKLMTTHHSKKEYFISLPLLQLYMDLRLELEVVHSVCEFSQSAYMKDFIKTNIEPRSAATSSTEKNFKAMSNCVFGKTLLNPLKYAKKSKVVTKAGTYLKEAQNPRLKATIHLSEDRIICTSTLPQVAINKPNYIGFAILESAKFDLYYFFYKVLKNNYGDKVKLLYTDTDSFIFAMEVDDLNSELT from the exons atggcacagtttaatatccaagagtttttaagtaacccaagtgttcaggaattgtcaggagCTCATAAaattaaagctcagtggctctcgatcttaatggcatgtggtggccatgctacga TGCTATCGACCAGGCACAAATTACTCGAAGAACCCCCACCTCAGGGCattgcttcaacatccactgcATACTTTCCCCCAGATTCGGACACCC ATGGCGAAGGAAAAAGAGCTGCCTCCAGTTATTATTGCGGGAATGATTGCGTCAATAATTTTCTGTCAGATCTTAGTGATTGTTGGGCGGCAATAGGATCGCAGTGGAAAACATTCCCCATTGATATGTCAGCCGAGGatgaaagaactttccaacagCAGACTGTATGCCAGCTGTGTAAAACGTTGTTCAAACACGACTGCGACAAGCACAGACACCATGACCATGGCAAACCCAAGAATAACTTTATTGGAGCTTACTGCGCACGTTGTAATTTAGCGTGTCGCGAACTTAAAACTCGACTTCCCGTTTTTGCGCACAATTCTAGTTACGACCTGGGTCTTATCATTAAGGAATTGAAAACTAAAGTCAACATTACAATCATGACGAAGCAAGGGCTTAAAATTCAGCGAATGACCGCCGATAATTTAGTTTTCctcgactctctagcctttctaggatcttctttggatagtttagcctccaaatattttagggatggaaggaaggctGGCTTAACAGAGGACATTTTAAGTAGTATTTGTGATAGCAAACTGCGGTGTGAAGTCATTCAAggcaaattacctttctgctataACTATATAGACAGTCTAGCAAAACTCAAGGAAACGCATTTGCCCCCCAAATCGGCATTTTACAAGCTAAAGGCGTGCAATGTATCAGAGGAGGAATATAAACTGGCTCAGCCTGTTTGggatataagcaaat TTATGACTAAGAACCTTCCCACTAGTGGAATTcgtaaactttccgatgaagaaaaggatcAATTTTTGGGAAGGAGTATTGAAAATGCTAATACAAACGGGgataaaggacactggctcctcgtcactaccaaagcaccttcagaagaagttgctagagccactgatGAACTGCTGTTATGCTTATCCCACGAGGAAGTTGCTTTTAGAAATCTATCACCCTACTGTAAAAGCGTACTAGAACACGACGGGGGACGCATGACTGTAAAGTGTAAAAAGCTTATGACCACCCATCacagtaaaaaagaatattttatttccctCCCTCTTTTACAGTTGTATATGGACTTACGCCTAGAACTAGAGGTTGTGCATTCAGTCTGtgaattcagtcaaagtgcttacatgaaggattttattaaaacTAACATCGAACCAAGGAGCGCAGCAACCTCATCAACAGAAAAAAACTTCAAAGCcatgagtaactgcgtctttgggaaaactttactcaaccctttgaaatacgccAAAAAAAGTAAAGTTGTCACTAAAGCAGGTACCTACTTAAAGGAAGCCCAGAATCCGAGACTAAAAGCAACCATCCATTTGTCAGAAGACCGTATTATCTGTACTTCTACCCTCCCACAGGTCGCCATCAATAAGCCTAATTACATAGGTTTTGCCATTCTAGAATCGGCCAAGTTTGACCTTTACTACTTCTTTTATAAGGTTCTCAAGAATAattatggtgataaagtcaaactcctttacactgatacagatagtttcatttttgctatGGAAGTTGACGATCTTAATTCAGAGTTAACGTAA